The following are encoded in a window of Amphibacillus xylanus NBRC 15112 genomic DNA:
- a CDS encoding ABC transporter permease translates to MSQFLTVFKKEFMESWRNFSWIWVPIVFILLSIMDPLTYYYLPKIMDAVGGVPEGMAFEIPEIPAPDAVMLALVQISSIGVLIVVLLTMGTIAGERKTGIAELVLVKPVNHVTYILAKWFAKFVLFFIAFTIGMLLNWYYVNLLFGDVGFTELIYLLLFYALWIMFVISLTIFFSTIFKGPGPVAGVTIGTLLSMSVVNGLVNHWLPWFPNQLSTYINEMLYNQSVSTELWGTAGITVGLSAILLICSFIIFKNKKVL, encoded by the coding sequence ATGAGTCAGTTTTTAACAGTATTCAAAAAAGAATTCATGGAGTCATGGCGTAACTTTAGTTGGATTTGGGTACCGATCGTCTTTATTTTACTTTCAATTATGGATCCATTGACTTATTACTACTTACCAAAAATCATGGACGCAGTTGGTGGTGTGCCAGAGGGGATGGCATTTGAAATTCCAGAAATCCCAGCACCAGATGCGGTGATGTTAGCGCTAGTACAAATCAGCTCAATAGGCGTTTTAATCGTCGTATTATTAACAATGGGGACTATTGCTGGTGAGAGAAAAACTGGTATTGCTGAATTAGTTTTAGTAAAGCCGGTTAATCACGTAACATATATTTTAGCTAAATGGTTTGCTAAGTTCGTCCTATTTTTTATCGCCTTTACGATTGGGATGCTATTAAATTGGTATTACGTTAATCTACTTTTTGGTGATGTAGGTTTTACCGAACTAATTTATCTGCTGCTGTTTTATGCTTTATGGATCATGTTTGTCATCTCATTAACAATTTTCTTTAGTACCATTTTTAAAGGACCAGGACCTGTTGCAGGTGTGACAATCGGAACATTACTTAGTATGTCAGTCGTTAACGGTTTAGTAAACCACTGGTTACCTTGGTTCCCAAATCAACTAAGCACATACATTAACGAGATGCTCTATAATCAATCCGTCTCAACTGAACTCTGGGGAACGGCAGGTATAACTGTTGGTCTATCAGCCATTCTACTAATCTGTTCATTTATTATATTTAAAAACAAAAAAGTTCTCTAA
- a CDS encoding ABC transporter ATP-binding protein: MELLIENLTKKFNQQVAVNNVSFQLKSGQCIALLGANGAGKTTTLRMLAGLLTPTSGEIKFDGSQNGVDIRSKIGYLPQHPAFYGWMTGKEFLVYVGRLANLTKLEAENRADHLLEQVGISDAKNKRIGKYSGGMRQRLGIAQALIHKPSMIMLDEPVSALDPIGRREVLTLLQELKQDTTILFSTHILNDAEEISDGLLLIHQGQLVEQGSLAELREKYQKQKIELSFKEVDDQMIEQLNQLSSIVEISQNRDQLNCIVNNVDLAREQILSKTLDSGWQMTNFTVSRATLEDMFMEVVNK, encoded by the coding sequence ATGGAATTATTAATAGAAAATTTAACTAAGAAATTTAACCAACAAGTTGCGGTAAATAACGTCTCATTTCAATTAAAATCTGGACAATGTATCGCATTATTAGGAGCGAACGGTGCTGGTAAAACTACTACACTAAGAATGTTAGCTGGTTTACTAACACCGACATCTGGCGAGATAAAATTTGACGGTTCTCAAAATGGTGTCGACATTCGCTCGAAAATCGGTTACTTACCTCAGCACCCTGCTTTTTATGGCTGGATGACGGGGAAAGAATTTTTAGTCTATGTTGGTCGTTTAGCTAATTTAACTAAGCTAGAAGCAGAAAATCGCGCAGATCACTTACTTGAGCAAGTTGGTATTAGTGATGCAAAAAATAAGCGCATTGGTAAATATTCAGGCGGAATGAGACAAAGGCTTGGTATTGCACAAGCTTTAATCCATAAGCCTTCAATGATCATGTTAGATGAGCCAGTTTCTGCACTAGATCCGATAGGTCGCCGCGAAGTTTTAACGTTGTTACAAGAATTAAAGCAAGATACGACGATCTTGTTTTCAACCCATATTTTAAATGATGCTGAGGAGATCAGCGATGGATTACTGTTAATTCATCAAGGTCAGCTAGTGGAGCAAGGTAGTCTTGCAGAGCTTCGGGAAAAATATCAAAAGCAGAAAATAGAGTTAAGCTTTAAAGAAGTAGATGATCAAATGATTGAACAATTAAATCAGCTTTCTAGTATTGTAGAAATCAGCCAAAATCGTGATCAATTAAATTGCATTGTTAACAATGTTGATTTAGCAAGAGAGCAAATTTTATCAAAAACCTTAGATTCCGGCTGGCAGATGACTAACTTTACTGTGTCTCGTGCTACATTGGAGGATATGTTTATGGAGGTGGTAAATAAATGA
- a CDS encoding PLD nuclease N-terminal domain-containing protein encodes MMTDVIQLLQLLWPLLVLQFILLVVAIVAWFKTDETKGPKWVWLLVILFANIIGPILFFLIGRRTD; translated from the coding sequence ATGATGACAGACGTCATTCAATTGCTTCAACTGTTATGGCCATTATTAGTTTTACAATTTATTTTACTCGTTGTTGCAATAGTTGCTTGGTTTAAAACAGATGAAACAAAAGGGCCAAAATGGGTATGGCTACTCGTTATACTTTTTGCCAATATCATTGGACCGATCTTATTCTTTTTAATTGGAAGGAGAACAGACTAA
- a CDS encoding SdpI family protein — MNKRIIPLIMIIFSISLWLIFYRQLPEQVPMQWGADGSVNWTASKFVALLVNNGMYILLYLLLMFSPKIDPKKNNYKQFSRSYEIMVYAILGLFLIINVVVLFKSLGYPLEINFFIPFLIGLLLMIFGNYMQTIKPNWFIGIRTPWTLDNETVWRKTHRLGGKIFIILGLILMITPFLSDQYVLPVTLISVIVGSLIPTIYSFYLYRKLK, encoded by the coding sequence ATGAATAAACGTATTATTCCACTAATTATGATCATTTTTTCAATTAGTTTATGGTTGATTTTCTACCGTCAGCTACCAGAACAAGTCCCGATGCAATGGGGAGCTGATGGTTCAGTCAACTGGACCGCTTCTAAATTTGTAGCTTTACTTGTCAATAATGGCATGTACATTCTTCTTTACCTCTTATTAATGTTCAGCCCTAAAATCGATCCGAAAAAGAATAACTATAAACAGTTTTCGCGTTCATATGAAATCATGGTTTACGCTATTTTAGGCTTATTTTTAATCATTAATGTAGTTGTGTTGTTCAAAAGTTTAGGTTATCCACTAGAGATAAATTTCTTTATTCCATTTTTGATTGGTCTATTATTAATGATTTTCGGTAATTACATGCAAACAATTAAACCAAATTGGTTTATAGGGATTCGTACGCCGTGGACTTTAGATAATGAAACGGTTTGGCGTAAAACACACCGACTTGGTGGAAAAATCTTTATTATTTTAGGTTTAATTTTGATGATAACACCGTTTCTTTCTGATCAGTATGTTCTACCTGTTACATTAATCAGTGTTATTGTTGGTTCACTTATTCCGACAATTTATTCTTTTTATCTTTACCGAAAGCTAAAATAA
- a CDS encoding autorepressor SdpR family transcription factor produces MKDVFKALADPTRRQILTLLKDGDLTAGEISSHFDMSKPSISQHLNILKQAELVYDNKKGQFIYYTLNTTVFQELVSWTLEFLDKGDSKV; encoded by the coding sequence ATGAAAGATGTTTTTAAAGCTCTTGCTGACCCTACCCGTAGACAAATATTGACGTTATTAAAGGACGGAGACTTAACTGCCGGTGAAATATCTAGTCATTTTGATATGTCAAAACCGAGTATTTCACAGCACCTCAATATTTTAAAACAGGCAGAACTTGTATATGATAACAAGAAGGGGCAATTTATTTACTACACTTTAAATACAACTGTTTTCCAAGAGCTTGTCAGTTGGACACTTGAATTTCTTGATAAAGGAGACTCCAAAGTATGA
- the abc-f gene encoding ribosomal protection-like ABC-F family protein, translated as MVITELNQIKQYINGDLLFEVEQLIIEKKARIGLVGKNGSGKSTLLNLIAGKQEINQGHIKRYGSVELLPQLKVTDTTESGGEVTQRYINQALAKETDLLLADEPTTNLDQDNIQHLLNQLHHWNGAIVIVSHDRYVLDQLCEQIWEIEQQKIHVYHGNYSDYRNQKQLKIVKQEEEYEQYLQKKRQLERAVAKKEQKAQRATKKPKQLSSSEAKITGAKPYFAKKQKKLHQSKKAIETRLEKLERVEKVYQEAPIKMEHPEAEKLYGRTILRIESLPAEIGKRTLWKPTSFQINGNDKVAVIGNNGVGKSTLIKKIINRVDGVQLSSAVKIGYFDQKLKQLKLNQSIIEYVRESSIQSETIIRTCLARLNFNQHDVNKPIRALSGGERVKVALAKLIVSDANMLILDEPTNFLDIEAIEALESLLISYPSTVLFVSHDQRLIERLATKIIVIEEQRLELFPGTYESYLNPVDDVDDLKQKLMIIETRISEVLSKLSLEPSDELEQEFQLLLKKKQELTNQ; from the coding sequence TTGGTTATAACAGAATTAAATCAAATTAAGCAATATATCAATGGTGATTTACTATTTGAAGTTGAACAACTAATTATCGAAAAGAAAGCACGAATTGGACTTGTTGGTAAAAACGGATCCGGAAAGTCAACGTTATTAAATCTAATTGCTGGTAAGCAGGAAATTAATCAAGGCCATATTAAACGTTATGGTTCAGTAGAGTTACTTCCTCAATTGAAAGTGACCGATACAACTGAAAGTGGCGGCGAAGTGACCCAGCGCTATATCAATCAAGCATTAGCTAAAGAAACAGATTTACTTTTAGCTGATGAACCAACTACAAATTTGGATCAAGACAATATTCAACACTTATTAAATCAACTTCATCACTGGAATGGTGCAATCGTCATTGTCTCACATGATCGTTATGTTTTAGATCAACTATGTGAACAAATATGGGAAATAGAGCAACAGAAAATCCATGTATATCATGGTAACTACAGTGATTATCGCAACCAAAAGCAGTTAAAAATTGTAAAGCAAGAAGAGGAATATGAGCAATATTTACAAAAGAAAAGACAGCTAGAACGTGCTGTTGCCAAAAAAGAGCAAAAAGCACAACGAGCAACAAAAAAACCTAAACAACTTAGTTCATCTGAAGCTAAGATAACTGGTGCTAAACCATACTTTGCAAAAAAACAAAAGAAACTTCACCAGTCTAAAAAAGCAATTGAAACAAGACTAGAAAAATTAGAACGAGTAGAAAAGGTTTATCAAGAAGCGCCAATTAAAATGGAACATCCTGAAGCAGAAAAATTATATGGCAGGACGATTTTAAGAATTGAAAGTTTACCTGCGGAAATTGGCAAGCGAACATTATGGAAACCTACTAGTTTTCAAATCAATGGCAATGATAAAGTCGCGGTTATCGGCAATAACGGCGTTGGTAAATCAACACTCATTAAAAAAATTATCAATCGTGTTGATGGCGTACAACTATCTTCAGCTGTGAAAATTGGCTATTTTGATCAGAAGCTAAAACAACTTAAACTTAATCAATCGATTATCGAATATGTAAGAGAATCATCTATCCAATCAGAAACAATCATTCGAACTTGCTTAGCTCGACTAAATTTCAACCAACACGATGTTAATAAACCAATTCGAGCATTAAGTGGTGGTGAGCGAGTAAAAGTCGCGTTAGCAAAGTTAATTGTAAGTGATGCGAATATGCTGATTTTAGATGAACCAACAAATTTTTTAGACATTGAAGCGATTGAAGCTTTAGAGTCATTGCTAATCTCATACCCAAGTACTGTTTTGTTTGTATCTCACGACCAGCGACTTATTGAACGACTCGCAACGAAAATCATTGTTATTGAAGAACAGAGGCTTGAATTATTTCCCGGGACATATGAATCTTACCTTAATCCAGTAGATGATGTAGATGATTTAAAGCAAAAATTAATGATTATAGAAACTCGAATCTCAGAAGTGTTAAGTAAACTTAGTCTTGAGCCAAGCGATGAGCTTGAACAGGAGTTTCAATTATTACTGAAAAAGAAGCAAGAATTAACGAATCAATAG
- a CDS encoding glucose 1-dehydrogenase: MKLSGKTVIVTGAAAGMGEAIAKKFAAEGAKVVATDINKELLDPVVQSITEAGGEAVGLVSNIGNQEDIDQMVHEAIERYGSLDVLVNNAGIMDNFVPVGDLTDELWDRIIQINLTGPFKAARAAIKVMEKQENGGVIINNASIGGLFGVRGGGAYVSSKHGLLGLTKNIAATYGIHGKIRANAIAPGGVATNIQSTITEPHELGSKAIGSIGGGTAPIGQPEEIAEVALFLASDASSFVNGAIITADGGWTAG; encoded by the coding sequence ATGAAGTTATCAGGTAAAACGGTCATTGTAACAGGTGCAGCTGCTGGTATGGGTGAAGCGATTGCTAAGAAGTTTGCCGCTGAAGGTGCAAAGGTTGTTGCTACAGATATCAATAAAGAATTACTTGATCCAGTGGTACAGTCGATCACTGAAGCTGGTGGTGAAGCTGTCGGATTAGTAAGTAATATCGGTAACCAAGAAGATATTGATCAAATGGTTCATGAAGCAATTGAACGTTACGGATCACTTGATGTTTTAGTGAATAACGCTGGAATTATGGATAATTTTGTTCCTGTTGGTGATTTAACAGATGAGCTATGGGATCGAATTATTCAAATAAATTTAACTGGGCCATTTAAAGCGGCACGTGCAGCCATTAAAGTGATGGAGAAGCAAGAAAACGGTGGTGTAATCATCAATAACGCATCAATTGGTGGCTTATTCGGAGTTCGTGGTGGTGGAGCTTATGTATCATCTAAGCATGGCTTACTAGGATTAACTAAAAATATCGCTGCAACATATGGTATTCACGGCAAGATCCGTGCTAATGCAATTGCACCAGGTGGAGTAGCAACAAACATTCAATCAACAATTACAGAACCGCATGAGTTAGGAAGTAAAGCAATTGGATCAATTGGCGGAGGTACAGCACCGATTGGTCAACCAGAAGAGATTGCTGAAGTTGCGCTATTCCTGGCATCTGACGCTTCAAGCTTTGTTAACGGCGCTATTATTACAGCTGATGGTGGCTGGACTGCGGGTTAA